In Motilibacter aurantiacus, the genomic stretch GTCCCTGGGCGGAGTGGAACGTTCGGGTGGAGCTGGTGCGGTGCTAACTGCGGGACGTCTTCGCGACGCGCTGCTGCAGGAGCACCGCCGCCACGATGATCAGGCCCTTCGCCACGGCCTGCGTCGAGGTCGTGAGGTTGTTGAGGGTGAAGATGTTGTTGAGCGTCTGGAAGATCAGGACGCCGAACACCGTGCCCACGATGGTGCCGCGACCGCCGCTGAGCAGCGTGCCGCCGATCACGACGGCCGCGATGGCGTCGAGCTCGTAGAGGTTGCCGTGCGTGCTCGTCCCGGCCGAGGTGCGGGCCAGGATCATGATCGTCGCGATGCCGCAGAGGAAGCCGAGCAGCGCGTAGAGCATGACCGTCTGGCGCTTGACGTTGATGCCGGCCAGGCGCGCGGCCTCGGGGTTGCCGCCGATCGCGAACGTGCGCCGGCCGAAGGTCGTGCGGTTGAGCAGCAGCCAGCCGAGGACCGCGACGACGGCGAACATGATGACGAGCACCGGGATGCCGCCCGGCTCCGCGCCGAAGAAGTCGAGGAAGCCCGAGGGCGTGTCGATCGACTGGGTCTTGCGGTCGGAGAGGTTCTCGGCCAGTCCGCGGTAGGTCGCCAGGCCCGCGAGCGTCGCGATGAACGCGACCACCTTGCCGTAGGCGATGAGCACGCCGTTGATGACGCCGCAGGCCGTGGCGACGACGATCGAGGTGAAGATGATGCCGAAGGTGCCGATGTCCTGCGTGCCCGTGGTCGTCGCCCACACCGAGGCGAGCGCGACGATGGCGCCCACCGAGAGGTCGATGCCTCCGGCGATGATGACGAAGGTCATGCCGACGCTGATCACGCCGCCGACGGCGGCGAGGCGCAGGATGGTCCAGACGTTGTTCGTGGTCGCGAAGGTGTCGCCCTTGGTGATGAGCCCGATGGCGCAGATGACCACGAGCGCGAGCACCAGCCCGCTGTTGCGCCCGGCGCTGCTGTCCGCGAGACGGGCGAACGCAGACTTGGGAGCAGTCGACTCGGCAGCCGCACGCTCGACGCGGGCGTGCTCGTCCGCGACCGGCGCCCCGGCGGCGGCGCCGAGGTCTTCGTTGCGGGGGGTCAGTTGCTCCCTCACTTGAGGGCTCCTTCCAAAGTTCCGGCCATGACAAGGTCGAGCACCTTGTGTTCGTCGAGCTCGGTCGCGGGTGCCTCGCGCACGAT encodes the following:
- a CDS encoding ABC transporter permease, with product MREQLTPRNEDLGAAAGAPVADEHARVERAAAESTAPKSAFARLADSSAGRNSGLVLALVVICAIGLITKGDTFATTNNVWTILRLAAVGGVISVGMTFVIIAGGIDLSVGAIVALASVWATTTGTQDIGTFGIIFTSIVVATACGVINGVLIAYGKVVAFIATLAGLATYRGLAENLSDRKTQSIDTPSGFLDFFGAEPGGIPVLVIMFAVVAVLGWLLLNRTTFGRRTFAIGGNPEAARLAGINVKRQTVMLYALLGFLCGIATIMILARTSAGTSTHGNLYELDAIAAVVIGGTLLSGGRGTIVGTVFGVLIFQTLNNIFTLNNLTTSTQAVAKGLIIVAAVLLQQRVAKTSRS